The genomic DNA TGTGTTGATGAATTTCCGGAAATTAATGCACTTGTGGATAAATACCAGCAGAATAAAGACGTGCTATTCGTGAGTTTGGCGATGAACGAGGCGAAGAGCTTACGTAAATTTCTGAAAGGCCAGGAAGTAAAATTTTCTGTAGTGCCGGCCAGCAAATCCTATTTGGTCGATACGCTGCAGGTCAGGGAATATCCCACGCATTTTATCCTGGGCAGAGATGGCAGAATTGCTAAAGTCACCACTAAAGCCAGTGACTTGGCCGTTGCCTTACAGAAAGAAATTCAATCTCACTGAGTATCCGTCACTCGCCGTCCAGCAAAGATTCTGGGCTTGGCCTAGGGCGTAGTAAAGCCGAGGCCCACGGCTAAGCCCCAGATTCGTGCGTTATTTTGTGGGGCGGTGGCTTGCCCGCCGCGCTCGGCTTTGGTTGTGACCTTTTTTCTATCCTTTTTTACGCGGCGCATGGGGCCGGCTCTGCTGTTGCTGGGGCTGCTGGCGGGGCCGGCCCTGGCCCAGCGCCACCGCCCGGCCAAAAAAACCAGTCACGCGGCGAAGTCCCGCCGCGCGCCGCGCCGGGCCGCCGCGCGTCATACCCCCCGACCGCACGGCAAGAGCAAGGCGCAGCTGGAGGGCGAGCGCCAAGCCAACCTGGCGCGCATCCAGGAGGCGGGTAAAGTGTTGACTCAGACCACCCAGAAGAAGCAAGTGTCGCTGGGCCAGCTCAACGTTATCAAGGAAAAGCTGACGGTGAAGCAGGGCCAGATTCAGCACATCTCGACCCAGCTGCAAGGCATCGAAACCAACGTGCATCAGACCGTGCGGCAGGTGCTGAGCACCCAGGAGCAGCTGGCGCGCCTCAAGGCCGAGTATGGCCGGCTGCTCTACACGGCCGCCAAAACGAGCGGCGGCTACAACCAGCTCCTGTTCCTGTTCGCCGCCGAGTCGTTCAACCAATTCGTGCTGCGGCTGCGCTACGTGCGCCAGTACACCGAGGAGCGCCAGCGCCAGGCCCTGCGCATCCTGGGCGCGCAGCAGCAGCTGAGCCACGAGCTGGATGGCCTCACGCAGCAGCGCCAGCGCCAGAAAAGCTTGCTCACCAATCAATTAGTAGAAAGCCGCAACCTGCAAGGCCTGAAAGTGGAGCAGGACGAAGTGGTGCAGCAGCTGAGCCAGCAGGAGCAGGGCCTGCGCCAGGAATTGGTTCAGCGCCAGCAGGCCGTGGCCCGCCTCGACGACCTCATTGCCCAGCGCGTGCGCGAAGAAATAGCCCGCGCCGCCCGCGAGGCCCGCCTCGCCGCCGTGGCCGCCCGCCGCCGCGCCGCCCGCGCCGAAGCCGCTGCCAGCCGCCGCCACTCCGCCACTACCCGCCGCGACGACCCTACCCCCCCAGCGCCGCCGAAGACGATGCCAGCGCCGCCGCCAACCCCGAAAGCGACGCGGAAGAAACCAGCGCTGACCGCCACGCCAGCCGCGTGGCCCTCACGCCCGAAACGGCCCTGCTCTCGTTGGGCTTTGCCGGCAACCGGGGGCGGCTGCCCTGGCCGGTGGCCCGCGGCTTCGTGGCCCAGCACTTTGGCCGGCACCCGCACCCGGTGCTGCACCACGTCATGGTCGATAACCGGGGCGTTGATATTCAGACCAATAATGGCGAGCCAGTGCGCTCCGTGTTCGCGGGCCGGGTGCTCACCGTGGCCCAGGTGCCAGGCATGAACACCATCGTCATGATTCAACACGGCGAATACTTCACGGTGTATGCCAAGCTGCGCTCGGTGAGCGTGCACGAGGGCCAGCAAGTGAGCGCCCGCGAAGAAATCGGCACGGCCGCCCTCGATTCGGAAGGCACCGCGCAGGTGCAGTTTCAAGTGTGGCGCAACTCGGCTAATCTGAACCCGGAGAGCTGGTTGGGCAGGAAATAGGGAGTAAAAAACGGTTAGTCAGGGCTAAAAAAGAACGTCATGCTGAGCTTGTCGAAGCATCTCGTTCGGGGTAGTAATCAATGCCGTTGCAACGATTGATTTACTACCCCACGCGAGATGCTTCGACAAGCTCAGCATGACGTTCTTTTAGGTATCGTTCAGGTGCGATTGCCGCGCTCCACTTCGTTGCGCTCGCAATGACAAACAGCTACTACAGCTCCATAATATCCTCGTTCCAAAGGGTAGGCTCGGCTTCGATAAATTCGCGCATCAGCTCCACGCACTCGGGCGAATTGAGAATTTCGACCTCCACGCCGTGCGCCTGCAGAAACTCCAGCGACTCGCCGAAAGTCTGAGCCTCGCCCACCACCACTTTCGGAATTTTGAACTGCACGATGGTGCCGGCGCACATGTAGCAGGGCATCAGCGTGGTATAGAGCACGGTGTCGCGGTAGGTGCGCTGGCGGCCGGCGTTGCGCAGAGCGTCCATCTCGCCGTGGGCGATGGGGTCGAGGTCCTGCACGCGCTTGTTGTGGCCGCGGCCCACGATATCATCTCCGCGCCGCAGCACCGAGCCAATCGGGATGCCGCCCTCGCGGCGGCCCTGCCGCGCCTCGTCGATAGCGGCTTGCATGAAAATGTCCATTTTTTTAGTTATTGATTGGTGGGTAGTGGGTACTAAAGAACGTCATTCCGAGCTTGCCGAGGAATCTCGCCCGCATAGTTGAACGAAGCCCTAACGACTGCGAGCGAGATTCCTCGGCAAGCTCGGAATGACGTTCTTTAGTATCCACTACCCCAAACTTACCGCACCACTTCCACCCAGCCCTTAATCAAGGCCGAGCCATCGGGCGGCGTGAGCAGGTAGTAATAGACGCCGGCGGCCACGCCCGCGCCGTCCCAGGTGTTTTGGTAGGCGGCGTTTTCGTACACCTGCTGGCCCCAACGCGAGAACACCTGCAGGCGCGGCGGGCAGCCGCCGATGCGCGGGGCAAACCGGTCGTTCTGGCCGTCGCCATTGGGCGTGAATACGTTGGGAATCAACATGCTCTCCACTACTATGGGGGGTAGGGCCAGGGCGTCGCCGCAATGTTTCTGGTTGAAGCTTAGCGTCACGTGCGGCCGGTAGGTGCCGGCTTTCAGGTAGGTATGCGTCACGTCGAAGCCCGTCACCACCGTCGTGCTGTCATCGCCAAAATTCCACGTCAGCACCGCGTCGAGGGGTAGGGAGGCGGGGTCCTGATAAAAACGCACGGTGTACGGTGCGATTGCCGGTATCGCAAAGCCTGCATCATAAACGGTGGCGCATTGCGCCAACTCTGCCCTGACAAGCAGCACCGCTGGGGCCAGCAGCGTAATGCGCCGCGTGCTCACCACCGGGCAGGCCGTGCCCGCGTTCACGGTGTAGGTAAGCAAGAACGTGCCCGGCGCGGCCGGCGGTGTAAATAAGTTGCCTGCCGAAAGGCCCGGCCCCGCCCACGTGCCGCCCGCCGGCGTGGCCCGCAGCCGGAACGCCCGCGTGCTGCCAGGGCACAGCACCGTATCAGCGGATACCGCCACGGTGGCCGTGCCCAGCACCTCAATGGTGCTGCTGGCCTGGCTGCCCCCAGTGCCGCAGGCCAACGCCGGCGCGATGGTGTACGTGAGCCGCTGCGCCCCCACCAGGGCGGCGCTCGGGGTGAAAACGAAGCCGGCCGCCACCGAGCCGCTCACGCCCGGCCCGCTCCAGGTGCCGCCGCCCGGCGTGCCGTTGGTGAGCGGCACGGGGCCGTTGTTGGCGCACACGGTGGGGAGGGCGGCCGCCACGGCTTGCGCCGTGCCGCTCACCGTCACGGTCAGCTGGGCCGCCACGGTGCAGGCCGAGGTGGCGCCCGGCACCGTGTAGGTAAGCTGCTGAATGCCGGCCAGGGCGGGGGTAGGCGTGAA from Hymenobacter psoromatis includes the following:
- a CDS encoding tRNA-specific adenosine deaminase is translated as MDIFMQAAIDEARQGRREGGIPIGSVLRRGDDIVGRGHNKRVQDLDPIAHGEMDALRNAGRQRTYRDTVLYTTLMPCYMCAGTIVQFKIPKVVVGEAQTFGESLEFLQAHGVEVEILNSPECVELMREFIEAEPTLWNEDIMEL